A region from the Drosophila mauritiana strain mau12 chromosome 2L, ASM438214v1, whole genome shotgun sequence genome encodes:
- the LOC117150354 gene encoding sodium- and chloride-dependent GABA transporter 1 isoform X1 yields MKGICGEQLNNCMLLGDCENSEHGTELPGDFTGEPVETESGGGMGGSLALAARRIRSRQVHSMAVRSGSAYDTLERPYRHDKCRGRWAKSADFYFASCTHAFSSLIFSELSTFGILHGGWLLFIIAYLMGMLFYSLPIFLIQAFLGQFSSSGTISAFRVAPIFKGIGYAILLLNLGTLTYYSIGAVVPLIYTVNSIHPVIPWMSCNNSWNTQECSLHENYDVDDYRVDPHSTVEFFRSTIASTAKGSTSMSISWSMLIGVLSIWLVVLALLLKPVAFIGKVLRCSCVLMFGFFVAVFLYLLIHEQVTFDTLHYYWMPQLDSFDSILATARTALLMAGGALGPGWGSIITLSSYNNFRRDAERLSIWVCLTHITIGLMGLLCCNVAHDHFEDHVGMMPLHVDEKHHMQFLYLCFSYLFGRFTTTPNLWAFLFFGMIFLSELCALIIQMMSVVTALFDEFETLRSRRILVISSLVFCLTAFSVYFCTQLGFSQLTQLPNLAVFTHLLISGILVLMTTWVYGRVRFQCDLQFMLGKTISSFKIFFIRFATPIFLGLCLFQLTYLFTRDRIHDVLIYVSQGLILLTAMSYMVYKVCRTNGDWRQRLQQCLAPHDWHPVDADNRRFYEEIMGISEMLVIDANANTT; encoded by the exons ATGAAGGGCATCTGCGGTGAGCAGCTCAACAATTGCATGCTCCTGGGCGACTGTGAGAATAGTGAACATGGCACAGAGCTGCCCGGTGATTTTACCGGAGAGCCCGTGGAAACGGAGTCCGGAGGCGGAATGGGCGGTAGTCTGGCCCTAGCCGCCCGTCGAATCCGAAGCCGCCAGGTGCACAGCATGGCCGTGCGATCGGGCAGTGCGTATGATACCCTGGAGCGACCATATCGGCATGACAAATGTCGTGGTCGTTGGGCCAAATCGGCGGACTTTTACTTTGCCAGCTGCACACATGCCTTCAGTTCGCTGATCTTCTCGGAGCTCTCCACCTTTGGAATACTTCATGGCGGTTGGC ttttgtttataatCGCCTACCTGATGGGAATGCTATTTTACTCGCTGCCAATATTTTTGATCCAAGCCTTTTTGGGACAGTTTTCAAGTTCTGGAACCATATCAGCATTTCGCGTGGCGCCCATATTTAAAG GCATTGGCTACGCCATTCTGCTTCTCAATCTGGGAACGCTCACCTATTACAGCATTGGAGCTGTGGTGCCCCTCATCTATACCGTGAATTCAATACACCCAGTGATACCCTGGATGAGTTGCAACAACAGTTGGAATACCCAGGAGTGTTCCTTGCACGAGAACTACGACGTCGAT GACTATAGGGTTGATCCTCATTCCACGGTAGAGTTTTTCAG ATCGACGATTGCCTCCACTGCAAAAGGTTCCACTTCCATGAGCATATCGTGGTCCATGCTCATAGGCGTTTTGTCCATTTGGCTGGTGGTTCTGGCCCTGCTGCTCAAGCCAGTTGCTTTT ATTGGGAAAGTTCTGCGATGTTCTTGCGTGCTGATGTTCGGCTTCTTCGTCGCTGTTTTCTTATACTTACTTATTCACGAGCAAGTCACGTTTGATACCCTGCATTATTATTGGATGCCCCAGTTGGATAGCTTTGACAGCATCCTGGCAACGGCTCGCACCGCCCTCCTGATGGCCGGAGGAGCCTTGGGGCCCGGTTGGGGCAGTATCATAACCTTGTCCAGCTACAACAACTTTCGCAGAGATGCCGAAAGACTGAGTATCTGGGTGTGCCTTACTCATATTACCATTGGATTAATGGGACTGCTTTGTTGCAATGTGGCCCACGATCACTTCGAGG ATCACGTGGGTATGATGCCATTACATGTGGATGAGAAGCATCATATGCAGTTCCTGTATCTCTGCTTCTCCTACTTGTTTGGACGGTTTACGACGACTCCAAATCTCTGGGCATTTCTGTTCTTTGGCATGATATTTTTATCAGAACTATGTGCCTTG ATCATTCAAATGATGTCAGTTGTTACTGCCTTGTTCGATGAGTTCGAGACACTGCGTTCAAGAAGAATTCTGGTAATTTCATCGCTGGTCTTCTGCCTCACAGCCTTCTCTGTATATTTTTGTACTCAG TTGGGCTTTAGTCAGCTGACTCAGCTGCCAAATTTGGCGGTGTTTACACACTTGCTTATTTCGGGAATCCTTGTGCTGATGACCACTTGGGTTTATGGACGCGTTCGTTTCCAGTGCGACTTGCAGTTTATGTTAGGCAAAACGATCTcaagtttcaaaattttctttatacgctttgccacgcccattttTCTGGGCCTGTGTCTG TTCCAACTTACCTATTTGTTTACGCGTGATCGCATACACGACGTCCTGATTTATGTGAGTCAGGGCTTGATTCTCCTTACGGCTATGTCTTATATGGTTTACAAGGTATGCCGGACGAATGGCGATTGGCGCCAGCGATTGCAACAGTGCCTCGCACCACATGACTGGCATCCGGTGGATGCGGACAACCGGCGATTCTACGAGGAAATCATGGGCATCTCGGAGATGCTGGTTATAGATGCCAATGCCAACACCACATAG
- the LOC117150354 gene encoding sodium- and chloride-dependent glycine transporter 1 isoform X2, with protein MSISWSMLIGVLSIWLVVLALLLKPVAFIGKVLRCSCVLMFGFFVAVFLYLLIHEQVTFDTLHYYWMPQLDSFDSILATARTALLMAGGALGPGWGSIITLSSYNNFRRDAERLSIWVCLTHITIGLMGLLCCNVAHDHFEDHVGMMPLHVDEKHHMQFLYLCFSYLFGRFTTTPNLWAFLFFGMIFLSELCALIIQMMSVVTALFDEFETLRSRRILVISSLVFCLTAFSVYFCTQLGFSQLTQLPNLAVFTHLLISGILVLMTTWVYGRVRFQCDLQFMLGKTISSFKIFFIRFATPIFLGLCLFQLTYLFTRDRIHDVLIYVSQGLILLTAMSYMVYKVCRTNGDWRQRLQQCLAPHDWHPVDADNRRFYEEIMGISEMLVIDANANTT; from the exons ATGAGCATATCGTGGTCCATGCTCATAGGCGTTTTGTCCATTTGGCTGGTGGTTCTGGCCCTGCTGCTCAAGCCAGTTGCTTTT ATTGGGAAAGTTCTGCGATGTTCTTGCGTGCTGATGTTCGGCTTCTTCGTCGCTGTTTTCTTATACTTACTTATTCACGAGCAAGTCACGTTTGATACCCTGCATTATTATTGGATGCCCCAGTTGGATAGCTTTGACAGCATCCTGGCAACGGCTCGCACCGCCCTCCTGATGGCCGGAGGAGCCTTGGGGCCCGGTTGGGGCAGTATCATAACCTTGTCCAGCTACAACAACTTTCGCAGAGATGCCGAAAGACTGAGTATCTGGGTGTGCCTTACTCATATTACCATTGGATTAATGGGACTGCTTTGTTGCAATGTGGCCCACGATCACTTCGAGG ATCACGTGGGTATGATGCCATTACATGTGGATGAGAAGCATCATATGCAGTTCCTGTATCTCTGCTTCTCCTACTTGTTTGGACGGTTTACGACGACTCCAAATCTCTGGGCATTTCTGTTCTTTGGCATGATATTTTTATCAGAACTATGTGCCTTG ATCATTCAAATGATGTCAGTTGTTACTGCCTTGTTCGATGAGTTCGAGACACTGCGTTCAAGAAGAATTCTGGTAATTTCATCGCTGGTCTTCTGCCTCACAGCCTTCTCTGTATATTTTTGTACTCAG TTGGGCTTTAGTCAGCTGACTCAGCTGCCAAATTTGGCGGTGTTTACACACTTGCTTATTTCGGGAATCCTTGTGCTGATGACCACTTGGGTTTATGGACGCGTTCGTTTCCAGTGCGACTTGCAGTTTATGTTAGGCAAAACGATCTcaagtttcaaaattttctttatacgctttgccacgcccattttTCTGGGCCTGTGTCTG TTCCAACTTACCTATTTGTTTACGCGTGATCGCATACACGACGTCCTGATTTATGTGAGTCAGGGCTTGATTCTCCTTACGGCTATGTCTTATATGGTTTACAAGGTATGCCGGACGAATGGCGATTGGCGCCAGCGATTGCAACAGTGCCTCGCACCACATGACTGGCATCCGGTGGATGCGGACAACCGGCGATTCTACGAGGAAATCATGGGCATCTCGGAGATGCTGGTTATAGATGCCAATGCCAACACCACATAG
- the LOC117150695 gene encoding sodium- and chloride-dependent glycine transporter 1 isoform X2, translating into MVYETSYDTGLKPFTPDLNRGKWDKPTDYIFACFGLALKLDVFVASFWMFFDMGILGILPYFIYMAIYLVPIMVIHSFMGQFSSSGFISAFRLSPFFKGMGYVSGFLTISMLIYYSIFAAVPLLFIINSFRPTLPWSCEGLNTWHNGSATLSTTCNKTLILEDFSELNRSYQLLHVPSVLYFQNHYDSMKQDSVPDWYKDYELSWHFVGLFAIIWAVIAFIFYKFSETAKFGKLIRYMVIVTLVLLLVCFVRFLFLPGALNGLHRYMTPTASDMAMGVASTFIMVLHAFGAGWGSVIALSSFNGFKTDIMSYSWIISFGQIFIYIMFGMVSFMLEHYFNELSDAEDNAHVLSHWLLYLSSASALSTMAWPNLWTFIYYSMLLIAALIVMTTQIFTVLQSLFDEFEILRLRKQEVTFGLIGGIALCSFYFCTNHGIIFFSALGLDAIFSHSLLHLLLLLVVLWIYGRERFQRDIEFMLGQPFASWKVFILRFIAPIILVICLLAGIGLSISEHSYSTAVVVVMSIVLVVLPILAIPGYGFYYLYQSTGTFCERFRRTCRPTDWYPVEMEHRQQYEEAVDNTEMTHQLFEVTEEVN; encoded by the exons ATGGTATATGAAACATCGTATGATACCGGGCTTAAACCCTTTACTCCCGATCTAAATCGAGGAAAGTGGGATAAGCCCACGGACTATATATTCGCCTGCTTTGGATTAGCCTTGAAGTTGGATGTCTTTGTGGCATCGTTTTGGATGTTCTTCGACATGGGCA TTCTTGGAATACTGCCGTACTTTATCTATATGGCCATTTACTTGGTTCCCATCATGGTCATCCATTCCTTCATGGGTCAGTTCTCCAGCAGTGGCTTCATCTCCGCCTTCCGCCTGTCGCCTTTCTTTAAAG GCATGGGATATGTGAGTGGATTTTTAACTATCTCCATGCTAATTTACTATAGCATTTTTGCTGCGGTTCCTCTTCTGTTCATAATCAACTCATTTCGACCCACTTTACCTTGGAGCTGTGAGGGATTGAATACTTGGCACAATGGAAGTGCAACGCTATCTACT ACTTGTAATAAGACACTGATCTTGGAGGACTTTTCGGAACTCAACAGATCTTACCAGCTGCTCCATGTGCCATCCGTGCTCTACTTTCA AAATCACTATGATTCCATGAAACAGGATTCAGTTCCGGATTGGTATAAGGACTACGAGTTGTCTTGGCATTTTGTGGGCCTCTTCGCAATCATTTGGGCTGtgattgcatttattttttataagttCTCAGAGACGGCAAAGTTTGGAAAACTTATACGGTACATGGTGATTGTGACCCTGGTGCTTCTTTTAGTGTGCTTTGTGCGATTCCTGTTCCTTCCTGGAGCTCTTAACGGACTCCACAGATATATGACTCCCACGGCAAGTGACATGGCCATGGGAGTAGCCTCCACATTTATTATGGTTCTTCATGCATTCGGAGCTGGCTGGGGCAGTGTAATAGCCCTGTCCAGTTTCAACGGATTCAAGACTGACATCATgtcgtatagttggattatttcCTTTGGACAGATCTTCATTTACATTATGTTTGGCATGGTGTCCTTTATGCTGGAACACTACTTTAATG AACTTTCTGATGCTGAAGATAACGCACATGTTTTGAGCCATTGGCTGCTATATTTGTCAAGTGCTTCCGCCTTGTCCACAATGGCATGGCCAAACCTATGGACTTTCATATACTATTCTATGCTTTTAATTGCTGCGCTAATTGTGATG ACGACACAAATCTTCACTGTTTTGCAAAGTTTGTTTGATGAGTTTGAAATACTTCGATTGAGAAAACAGGAGGTAACCTTTGGTCTAATCGGAGGCATAGCACTCTGCTCCTTTTACTTTTGCACAAAT CATGGcattattttcttttcggCCTTGGGTCTTGATGCCATTTTTTCACATAGTTTGTTGCACTTATTGCTCCTTTTGGTGGTTTTGTGGATCTATGGTCGTGAACGATTCCAGCGGGATATTGAGTTTATGTTGGGCCAGCCCTTTGCCTCCTGGAAGGTTTTCATACTTCGCTTTATAGCTCCAATAATTTTAGTCATTTGCCTG CTCGCGGGAATTGGTCTATCCATATCGGAGCACTCTTATTCCACGGCAGTGGTCGTTGTGATGTCGATTGTCCTCGTGGTTTTGCCCATTCTGGCCATTCCTGGGTACGGATTTTACTACCTCTACCAAAGCACAGGCACCTTTTGCGAACGATTCAGACGCACCTGCAGACCCACCGATTGGTATCCGGTTGAGATGGAGCACCGCCAGCAGTACGAGGAAGCTGTGGACAATACCGAGATGACCCACCAGCTATTCGAGGTTACTGAGGAAGTCAACTAG
- the LOC117142835 gene encoding adult cuticle protein 1 has protein sequence MKFAVVVIFTLALAMGVQSSVIPLLSQVAGHGLSYTAVSGPAVVASPWAVPAAHWPAAVNVASWPPAAIHAAAPAVVAAHAPAVVAAHAPAVVAAHAPSVVVAPVAHSGVYTAQTRGAIHTAPLAGHIQSVASINAAPAPGTL, from the exons ATGAAA TTCGCCGTCGTCGTTATCTTCACCTTGGCCCTCGCCATGGGCGTGCAGTCGTCTGTGATCCCCCTGCTGTCCCAGGTGGCTGGACATGGACTGTCCTACACCGCCGTTTCCGGACCCGCTGTGGTGGCCTCTCCCTGGGCCGTGCCCGCCGCCCACTGGCCCGCCGCCGTGAACGTGGCTTCGTGGCCTCCGGCAGCGATTCACGCCGCCGCTCCTGCCGTGGTTGCTGCCCATGCTCCTGCCGTGGTTGCTGCCCATGCTCCCGCTGTGGTTGCTGCTCATGCTCCCTCCGTCGTCGTGGCCCCAGTGGCCCACAGCGGCGTCTACACTGCCCAGACCCGTGGTGCTATCCACACCGCTCCTCTGGCCGGACACATCCAGTCGGTGGCCTCCATCAATGCCGCTCCCGCACCCGGAACCTTGTAA
- the LOC117150695 gene encoding sodium- and chloride-dependent glycine transporter 1 isoform X1, protein MVYETSYDTGLKPFTPDLNRGKWDKPTDYIFACFGLALKLDVFVASFWMFFDMGILGILPYFIYMAIYLVPIMVIHSFMGQFSSSGFISAFRLSPFFKGMGYVSGFLTISMLIYYSIFAAVPLLFIINSFRPTLPWSCEGLNTWHNGSATLSTTCNKTLILEDFSELNRSYQLLHVPSVLYFQNHYDSMKQDSVPDWYKDYELSWHFVGLFAIIWAVIAFIFYKFSETAKFGKLIRYMVIVTLVLLLVCFVRFLFLPGALNGLHRYMTPTASDMAMGVASTFIMVLHAFGAGWGSVIALSSFNGFKTDIMSYSWIISFGQIFIYIMFGMVSFMLEHYFNGNSNLLFCIIFTVFKLSFSELSDAEDNAHVLSHWLLYLSSASALSTMAWPNLWTFIYYSMLLIAALIVMTTQIFTVLQSLFDEFEILRLRKQEVTFGLIGGIALCSFYFCTNHGIIFFSALGLDAIFSHSLLHLLLLLVVLWIYGRERFQRDIEFMLGQPFASWKVFILRFIAPIILVICLLAGIGLSISEHSYSTAVVVVMSIVLVVLPILAIPGYGFYYLYQSTGTFCERFRRTCRPTDWYPVEMEHRQQYEEAVDNTEMTHQLFEVTEEVN, encoded by the exons ATGGTATATGAAACATCGTATGATACCGGGCTTAAACCCTTTACTCCCGATCTAAATCGAGGAAAGTGGGATAAGCCCACGGACTATATATTCGCCTGCTTTGGATTAGCCTTGAAGTTGGATGTCTTTGTGGCATCGTTTTGGATGTTCTTCGACATGGGCA TTCTTGGAATACTGCCGTACTTTATCTATATGGCCATTTACTTGGTTCCCATCATGGTCATCCATTCCTTCATGGGTCAGTTCTCCAGCAGTGGCTTCATCTCCGCCTTCCGCCTGTCGCCTTTCTTTAAAG GCATGGGATATGTGAGTGGATTTTTAACTATCTCCATGCTAATTTACTATAGCATTTTTGCTGCGGTTCCTCTTCTGTTCATAATCAACTCATTTCGACCCACTTTACCTTGGAGCTGTGAGGGATTGAATACTTGGCACAATGGAAGTGCAACGCTATCTACT ACTTGTAATAAGACACTGATCTTGGAGGACTTTTCGGAACTCAACAGATCTTACCAGCTGCTCCATGTGCCATCCGTGCTCTACTTTCA AAATCACTATGATTCCATGAAACAGGATTCAGTTCCGGATTGGTATAAGGACTACGAGTTGTCTTGGCATTTTGTGGGCCTCTTCGCAATCATTTGGGCTGtgattgcatttattttttataagttCTCAGAGACGGCAAAGTTTGGAAAACTTATACGGTACATGGTGATTGTGACCCTGGTGCTTCTTTTAGTGTGCTTTGTGCGATTCCTGTTCCTTCCTGGAGCTCTTAACGGACTCCACAGATATATGACTCCCACGGCAAGTGACATGGCCATGGGAGTAGCCTCCACATTTATTATGGTTCTTCATGCATTCGGAGCTGGCTGGGGCAGTGTAATAGCCCTGTCCAGTTTCAACGGATTCAAGACTGACATCATgtcgtatagttggattatttcCTTTGGACAGATCTTCATTTACATTATGTTTGGCATGGTGTCCTTTATGCTGGAACACTACTTTAATGGTAATAgcaatttattgttttgcaTTATCTTCACTGTATTCAAATTATCCTTTTCAGAACTTTCTGATGCTGAAGATAACGCACATGTTTTGAGCCATTGGCTGCTATATTTGTCAAGTGCTTCCGCCTTGTCCACAATGGCATGGCCAAACCTATGGACTTTCATATACTATTCTATGCTTTTAATTGCTGCGCTAATTGTGATG ACGACACAAATCTTCACTGTTTTGCAAAGTTTGTTTGATGAGTTTGAAATACTTCGATTGAGAAAACAGGAGGTAACCTTTGGTCTAATCGGAGGCATAGCACTCTGCTCCTTTTACTTTTGCACAAAT CATGGcattattttcttttcggCCTTGGGTCTTGATGCCATTTTTTCACATAGTTTGTTGCACTTATTGCTCCTTTTGGTGGTTTTGTGGATCTATGGTCGTGAACGATTCCAGCGGGATATTGAGTTTATGTTGGGCCAGCCCTTTGCCTCCTGGAAGGTTTTCATACTTCGCTTTATAGCTCCAATAATTTTAGTCATTTGCCTG CTCGCGGGAATTGGTCTATCCATATCGGAGCACTCTTATTCCACGGCAGTGGTCGTTGTGATGTCGATTGTCCTCGTGGTTTTGCCCATTCTGGCCATTCCTGGGTACGGATTTTACTACCTCTACCAAAGCACAGGCACCTTTTGCGAACGATTCAGACGCACCTGCAGACCCACCGATTGGTATCCGGTTGAGATGGAGCACCGCCAGCAGTACGAGGAAGCTGTGGACAATACCGAGATGACCCACCAGCTATTCGAGGTTACTGAGGAAGTCAACTAG
- the LOC117140739 gene encoding adult cuticle protein 1, which yields MSVSFVSSVTEITKANMKFAVVVVLFALAWGVNSSVVPLLTSAHGLVVGAPAVAGSVAIQASAVPAAVPLALSPAGPVLIQSGPAVVAAPVPAAVVAAHAPAVVAVAAPEASYVAKTRGAVHVAPLPGHVQSAASVNLEPAPGTW from the exons ATGTCAGTTAGTTTCGTTTCAAGCGTCACTGAGATCACAAAAGCCAACATGAAG TTCGCCGTTGTCGTAGTCCTGTTCGCTTTGGCCTGGGGTGTCAACAGCTCGGTGGTGCCTCTCCTGACCTCCGCCCACGGTCTGGTGGTCGGTGCACCCGCCGTCGCCGGTTCGGTGGCCATCCAGGCATCTGCGGTTCCCGCTGCCGTTCCCCTGGCCCTGTCCCCAGCCGGACCCGTGCTCATCCAGTCAGGACCAGCGGTGGTTGCCGCTCCCGTTCCCGCCGCTGTGGTTGCTGCCCACGCCCCCGCCGTGGTGGCCGTCGCCGCTCCGGAGGCCAGCTATGTGGCCAAGACCCGTGGAGCTGTCCATGTGGCTCCTTTGCCCGGACATGTGCAGTCCGCTGCCTCCGTGAACCTGGAACCCGCACCAGGCACCTGGTAA
- the LOC117150817 gene encoding adult cuticle protein 1, translated as MKFAVAVVMFVCALAGAHASWAQIAPGVSYVSPVAHGAGLWNGAWNGAWNGAWNGAWNGAPWGAPAAVAVHASAAPWGLTGAGWHGAAVPGINLAQGPGLAAGHGHEGVYVAKTRGAIHTAPLAGHINSATSVNVAPAPGTL; from the exons ATGAAG TTCGCCGTTGCCGTAGTCATGTTCGTGTGCGCCCTGGCTGGAGCTCATGCCTCGTGGGCCCAGATCGCTCCCGGTGTGTCCTATGTGAGCCCCGTGGCCCATGGAGCCGGTTTGTGGAACGGAGCCTGGAATGGTGCCTGGAACGGTGCCTGGAACGGCGCCTGGAACGGTGCTCCCTGGGGTGCCCCTGCCGCCGTTGCCGTCCATGCCAGCGCTGCTCCCTGGGGTCTGACCGGTGCCGGATGGCACGGCGCTGCTGTTCCCGGAATCAACCTGGCCCAGGGACCCGGTCTCGCCGCCGGCCATGGCCATGAGGGCGTCTATGTGGCCAAGACCCGAGGTGCCATCCACACCGCTCCCCTCGCCGGACACATCAACTCCGCCACCTCCGTGAACGTGGCCCCTGCCCCCGGAACTCTGTAA
- the LOC117148843 gene encoding ATP synthase subunit g, mitochondrial — protein sequence MSQLVAKAKTLVNKMIVAARPQLDEFWKYAKVELTPPLPADFQKLKQTAESAKLASKKDMKGQLKKSGLSQVTVGEAWLNVLVTVEVITWFYMGEVIGRRHFVGYKV from the exons ATGAGTCAATTGGTTGCCAAGGCGAAGACCCTAGTAAACA AAATGATTGTGGCAGCACGTCCGCAGCTCGATGAATTCTGGAAGTATGCCAAGGTGGAGCTGACACCGCCACTGCCCGCTGATTTCCAGAAGCTGAAGCAGACCGCTGAGTCCGCCAAGTTGGCCTCCAAGAAGGATATGAAGGGGCAGCTGAAGAAGTCCGGACTTTCGCAGGTGACCGTCGGTGAGGCCTGGCTAAATGTGCTGGTCACCGTGGAGGTGATTACCTGGTTCTACATGGGCGAGGTCATCGGTCGTCGTCACTTTGTCGGCTACAAGGTTTAG